In the Verrucomicrobiia bacterium genome, one interval contains:
- the manB gene encoding phosphomannomutase/phosphoglucomutase (converts mannose-6-phosphate to mannose-1-phosphate; the resulting product is then converted to GDP-mannose by ManC which is then used in the synthesis of mannose-containing glycoconjugates that are important for mediating entry into host cells) codes for MNPEIFKAYDVRGRVGSELTVEVCWNIGKALADFLPNDGAVAVGYDMRPDSKQLAEAVIEGVRLQGRDVINIGLVSTDMIYFAVGKLGLAGGAMVTASHNPGDYNGIKLCREEAKPIGIETGLLEIRDAAMAGNFVPAAEKGNLTDKDVREEWVQHVLSFVEVSKWPQYHIAIDAGNGMLGAIAPVLEPHVPLKIERMYFELDGTFPNHIANPLEPKNIIDLQQKIRSEALDFGIAFDGDGDRAVLVDETGEPVSGTVMTAILAKYFLSRHPNATILYNAICGRIVPETVEANSGTAIRTKVGHSYIKAKMREHDAVFAGEHSSHYYFRDNWSADSGLLAAMIAIEVLAQSGKKLSQLAAEFKKYVAIPETNFEVADKTAVLESLKQTFTDGQKDELDGLTVNYSNAWFNVRGSNTEPLIRLNAEATTVDELEELVARVRAVIEKA; via the coding sequence ATGAATCCAGAAATTTTCAAAGCGTATGATGTCCGTGGCCGAGTTGGTTCTGAATTGACCGTTGAAGTGTGTTGGAATATTGGCAAGGCGCTAGCAGACTTTTTACCTAACGATGGCGCAGTGGCAGTGGGGTATGATATGCGGCCCGATTCAAAACAGCTCGCCGAAGCCGTGATAGAAGGCGTGCGCCTACAGGGGCGCGATGTTATAAATATTGGTTTGGTGAGCACCGACATGATTTATTTTGCAGTTGGGAAGCTTGGCCTAGCGGGTGGGGCAATGGTCACCGCAAGCCATAATCCTGGCGATTACAATGGCATCAAGCTGTGCCGGGAAGAGGCGAAGCCAATTGGTATTGAAACCGGTTTGCTTGAAATTCGCGATGCCGCTATGGCTGGTAATTTTGTGCCAGCGGCCGAAAAAGGCAATCTTACAGACAAAGACGTCCGTGAAGAGTGGGTGCAGCACGTTTTGAGCTTTGTTGAGGTGAGTAAATGGCCGCAGTATCATATTGCGATCGACGCCGGGAACGGTATGCTAGGAGCAATTGCGCCGGTGCTCGAGCCACATGTGCCCTTAAAGATTGAGCGTATGTACTTTGAACTTGACGGCACTTTTCCGAACCATATCGCCAACCCGTTGGAACCGAAAAATATTATCGATTTACAACAAAAAATCCGCAGTGAGGCCCTCGATTTCGGCATTGCTTTTGATGGTGACGGCGACCGCGCGGTGTTGGTAGATGAAACCGGCGAACCAGTGAGCGGCACGGTAATGACCGCGATTTTAGCCAAATATTTCTTAAGCCGCCACCCGAACGCCACGATTTTATATAATGCCATTTGTGGCCGGATTGTCCCTGAGACAGTGGAAGCTAATAGCGGCACGGCGATTCGCACCAAAGTGGGGCACAGCTACATTAAAGCCAAAATGCGCGAACACGATGCGGTATTTGCTGGTGAACACAGCAGCCACTATTATTTCCGCGATAACTGGTCGGCCGATAGCGGCCTCTTGGCTGCCATGATTGCTATTGAAGTGCTGGCGCAAAGCGGCAAAAAACTGAGCCAGCTTGCGGCCGAATTTAAAAAATACGTGGCAATTCCTGAGACTAACTTTGAGGTGGCCGATAAAACAGCGGTGCTAGAAAGCTTAAAACAGACCTTTACCGATGGCCAGAAAGACGAGTTGGATGGCTTGACGGTAAATTACAGCAACGCTTGGTTTAATGTGCGCGGCAGTAACACCGAGCCGCTCATTCGGTTAAACGCTGAAGCTACCACTGTAGATGAGCTTGAAGAGTTAGTCGCACGGGTGCGCGCAGTGATTGAAAAAGCTTAG
- a CDS encoding DGQHR domain-containing protein, whose product MVAEQGVSCQLMTEEEVVSNEETAELLEKISSCAAEAAGVLPQVIVTRQREITLYTFTLTAVQMMQLCRVERFGESDNGVNRKFHSNHAWRIAEAMLQPSTTFATNPVGALIGNWQFEDGRLTYGPGDYITLDDGQHRRAALEILNETERERWEFIVTVTQGVPYSTRLRLFLQQTKGRSVDARLKLAMQAEIGDWNSEAEKLAYQLCRELNTDPRSPLKGMILMSETEVRPYESKHRPSGINVKGLHTTFTSMLSKRSPLSQLSSEKRLEVIKNVVRAANAVWPTSWASSKHVLTTAKGINAVCKLIVVGRSFRAAVGSDFSYENLVRVLTYAQSFNWTAKRAIHETERAMTERLDTAIYRGQERATQAMQNISVE is encoded by the coding sequence ATGGTGGCTGAACAAGGAGTAAGCTGCCAACTCATGACCGAGGAGGAAGTCGTGAGTAATGAGGAAACCGCTGAGCTGCTCGAAAAGATCTCTTCTTGTGCGGCAGAAGCAGCGGGTGTGCTCCCGCAGGTTATTGTGACCAGACAGCGCGAGATTACCTTGTACACCTTTACACTGACTGCGGTTCAGATGATGCAGTTGTGTCGTGTCGAGCGCTTTGGCGAGTCGGACAACGGCGTCAATCGCAAGTTTCATAGCAATCATGCGTGGCGGATTGCTGAAGCGATGCTTCAGCCGAGTACGACTTTTGCTACGAATCCAGTCGGCGCGCTGATTGGCAACTGGCAGTTTGAAGATGGACGGCTCACTTATGGGCCGGGGGATTACATTACGCTTGACGATGGACAGCATCGTCGAGCCGCCCTCGAGATTCTGAACGAGACAGAGAGGGAACGATGGGAGTTCATTGTCACGGTAACCCAAGGCGTGCCATATAGCACGCGGCTGCGGCTGTTCTTGCAGCAAACAAAGGGACGATCCGTTGACGCACGTTTGAAGCTTGCAATGCAGGCAGAAATTGGTGACTGGAACAGCGAAGCGGAAAAGCTCGCTTACCAGTTGTGCCGTGAGCTTAACACTGATCCTCGTTCGCCGCTCAAGGGAATGATCCTAATGAGCGAGACCGAGGTACGGCCGTACGAAAGTAAGCATCGGCCCTCGGGTATTAACGTCAAGGGCCTTCACACAACTTTTACGTCGATGCTCTCGAAGAGGAGTCCACTCAGCCAGCTGTCTTCAGAGAAGCGGTTGGAGGTGATTAAGAACGTTGTGCGCGCTGCCAATGCAGTCTGGCCGACTTCGTGGGCGTCGTCCAAGCATGTTTTGACAACGGCAAAGGGAATCAATGCCGTTTGTAAGCTTATCGTTGTTGGTCGTTCATTCCGAGCGGCTGTTGGTAGCGACTTCTCGTACGAGAACTTGGTGCGTGTCTTGACCTATGCCCAAAGTTTCAATTGGACCGCAAAGCGTGCTATTCACGAAACCGAACGGGCAATGACTGAACGTCTTGACACCGCCATCTATCGGGGTCAGGAGCGTGCTACTCAAGCTATGCAGAACATTTCAGTAGAGTAG
- a CDS encoding valine--tRNA ligase, whose product MKLPKTYEPQQYEPEIYALWESANAFTPKGEGEPYSIIMPPPNANGNLHIGHALTIALEDILTRFHRMQGRDAVYIPGADHAGFETWVVYERLLEKQGKSRFDYSRDQLYGQVWDFVNEHRGGMELQVRALGASASWEHLVFTLDKKVIDTVYGTFKKLWDDGLIYRGERIVNYCTKHQTSFADIEVEHAVEKGKLWKIAYPLLDKIGEIIVATTRPETLLGDVAVAVHPEDPRYKDLIGTRVLLPLTNREIPIIADSAIDPNFGTGAVKITPAHDPTDFEIGERHYLEQRQVIGYDGLMTGDIPEQFNGLTVLEAREKVLDALEAAELRRGEIDHERSVGHCYKCGTIIQPLLKDQWFLKVTPLAARAKEAVANGDIAFIPESKGQALMQYYENIRDWNLSRQIPWGIPIPAFQNINDPDDWIFDPRVSEEKIIVDGKTYKREEDTFDTWFSSGQWPFITTDYLENGELSRFYPADMLETGHDILNSWISRMIMLGLYVTDKVPFKTVYLHGLVLDEHGQKMSKSKGNVVNPMEIISQYGSDALRLGIVSSRSAGQNQAFSPAKVVAARNFCNKLWNIARFIEDRVGDDYVNRGPKAMSIADHWVVQQLNSAATTIADHLKHHRFAEAAEVAYHTIWDDVADWYIEASKKQNNPSILAWVLETMLQLAHPFVPFVTETIWETLAWEKQLLINAPWPTPAAYDEIAAAAFTQLQKLVAEARFVAKELPGGKQTLLYGNDSLIADNADLIMHLARLKAVIRIDAPRGVRLAVPNREAWLDTTEEVLYEHQTKLEQRLAETRRMIAAMEGRLANEGYVKNAPERIVNETREQLEEQRRFAERLQQELDVL is encoded by the coding sequence ATGAAATTACCAAAAACCTACGAGCCTCAACAATACGAGCCAGAAATTTACGCCCTGTGGGAGTCCGCTAATGCCTTCACACCCAAAGGGGAGGGTGAGCCGTACAGTATTATCATGCCGCCGCCAAATGCCAATGGGAATTTGCATATTGGCCACGCCTTAACTATTGCCCTTGAGGACATCTTGACTCGTTTTCACCGAATGCAGGGAAGAGACGCAGTATATATTCCTGGCGCCGACCATGCAGGGTTTGAAACCTGGGTTGTCTACGAACGATTGCTTGAAAAACAGGGGAAAAGCCGCTTCGATTACTCCCGTGACCAGCTCTATGGCCAAGTATGGGATTTTGTAAATGAACATCGTGGCGGTATGGAGCTCCAGGTACGAGCGCTTGGTGCCAGCGCCAGTTGGGAGCATCTGGTTTTCACACTTGATAAAAAGGTGATCGATACCGTTTACGGCACGTTTAAAAAACTGTGGGACGACGGCCTAATTTACAGAGGTGAACGAATTGTTAATTATTGCACCAAACACCAAACCAGCTTTGCTGACATCGAGGTTGAGCACGCAGTAGAAAAGGGGAAACTCTGGAAAATTGCCTACCCATTACTTGATAAAATAGGGGAGATTATCGTTGCTACTACACGCCCAGAAACCTTACTTGGCGACGTCGCGGTGGCAGTTCACCCCGAGGATCCTCGCTACAAAGATTTAATCGGCACACGCGTACTCTTACCACTCACTAACCGCGAGATCCCAATAATTGCCGACTCAGCCATTGACCCTAACTTCGGTACAGGTGCGGTTAAAATAACCCCTGCCCACGACCCAACCGACTTTGAAATAGGGGAGCGGCACTACCTAGAGCAGCGCCAGGTCATCGGCTACGATGGCCTCATGACCGGTGATATTCCCGAGCAGTTCAATGGGTTAACGGTGCTTGAAGCACGTGAAAAGGTGCTCGATGCCCTTGAAGCGGCTGAGTTAAGAAGAGGGGAGATTGATCACGAGCGCAGCGTTGGCCACTGCTACAAGTGTGGCACGATTATTCAACCCCTGTTAAAAGATCAGTGGTTCCTTAAGGTTACGCCGCTTGCCGCGCGGGCAAAAGAAGCGGTAGCCAACGGTGATATTGCTTTTATCCCCGAGAGCAAAGGCCAGGCACTGATGCAATATTACGAGAACATCCGCGACTGGAACCTCAGCCGCCAAATTCCTTGGGGCATCCCGATTCCAGCCTTTCAGAACATTAACGACCCCGATGATTGGATCTTTGACCCACGAGTTTCCGAAGAAAAAATCATTGTTGACGGCAAAACTTACAAGCGTGAAGAAGATACTTTTGACACCTGGTTTAGTTCGGGCCAGTGGCCGTTCATCACCACCGACTACCTCGAAAATGGTGAGTTAAGCCGTTTTTACCCAGCAGATATGCTCGAAACCGGCCATGACATCTTAAACTCGTGGATATCACGCATGATCATGCTCGGGCTGTACGTTACTGACAAAGTGCCCTTCAAAACGGTGTACCTGCATGGGTTAGTACTTGATGAGCACGGCCAAAAAATGAGCAAAAGCAAAGGCAACGTCGTCAACCCGATGGAGATAATTTCCCAGTACGGTTCAGATGCCTTGCGTCTTGGTATCGTGAGCTCGCGAAGTGCTGGCCAAAACCAGGCCTTTTCGCCGGCCAAAGTTGTGGCCGCCCGTAACTTCTGCAATAAACTATGGAATATTGCGCGTTTCATTGAAGATAGGGTAGGGGACGACTATGTCAATCGTGGCCCAAAGGCTATGTCAATTGCCGACCATTGGGTTGTTCAGCAGCTCAATTCCGCAGCTACCACTATTGCTGACCACCTAAAACACCACCGGTTTGCCGAAGCCGCCGAGGTGGCTTATCACACGATCTGGGATGACGTGGCGGATTGGTATATTGAAGCTAGCAAGAAGCAAAACAACCCGAGTATACTGGCTTGGGTACTTGAAACCATGCTGCAATTAGCACATCCTTTTGTGCCGTTCGTTACAGAGACGATCTGGGAGACTTTGGCCTGGGAAAAGCAGCTGCTGATTAACGCTCCGTGGCCAACCCCAGCAGCCTACGACGAAATTGCGGCTGCAGCATTTACCCAACTACAAAAATTAGTCGCCGAAGCCCGATTTGTGGCCAAAGAACTACCCGGCGGCAAGCAAACCCTGCTATATGGTAACGACAGCTTGATCGCCGATAATGCCGATCTGATTATGCATCTTGCCCGATTAAAAGCGGTCATAAGAATTGACGCGCCTCGTGGCGTGCGCTTGGCTGTACCAAACCGCGAGGCTTGGCTCGACACTACCGAAGAAGTGCTGTACGAACACCAAACCAAACTCGAGCAACGACTGGCAGAAACTCGCCGGATGATCGCCGCCATGGAAGGCCGCCTCGCAAATGAAGGCTACGTCAAAAACGCCCCAGAAAGAATTGTCAACGAAACCCGCGAGCAGCTTGAAGAACAGCGGCGGTTTGCAGAGCGATTACAACAAGAGCTAGACGTGCTTTAA
- a CDS encoding FKBP-type peptidyl-prolyl cis-trans isomerase: MNPNTPRLEGTQLADFVPIPKVTELRIIDRHEGNGETAPEGATITAHYTGALAANGIIFQSSHDFGEAITFSLDQVIEGWRVGVPGMKIGGLRRLIIPAVQAYGSQSPAPNIPANSDLVFDIELVAIL, translated from the coding sequence ATGAATCCAAACACACCTCGCCTTGAAGGCACACAACTAGCAGATTTTGTTCCTATCCCTAAAGTTACCGAACTGCGTATCATCGACCGCCACGAAGGCAACGGCGAAACGGCACCCGAAGGCGCCACCATCACCGCCCATTACACCGGCGCCCTAGCCGCAAATGGCATTATTTTTCAAAGTTCACACGATTTTGGCGAGGCCATCACTTTTAGTCTTGACCAGGTCATTGAAGGCTGGCGCGTCGGCGTACCCGGCATGAAAATTGGCGGCTTGCGGCGGCTAATTATTCCGGCCGTGCAAGCCTATGGCTCGCAGTCCCCTGCTCCAAACATTCCAGCAAATTCGGATTTAGTTTTTGATATTGAACTAGTCGCTATCCTCTAG
- the tsaD gene encoding tRNA (adenosine(37)-N6)-threonylcarbamoyltransferase complex transferase subunit TsaD, giving the protein MRILGIESSCDETAAAIVDNGRTLISNIVQSQIDIHRAFGGVVPEVAARSHIEVMLPVVEAALQQGNTSWNDIDAIAVTHAPGLVGSLLIGTLTARTLALIKNKPLYPIHHVEGHVYANFLLETAPEFPMLALIVSGGHSQLVLFKDHGNYQLLGQTQDDAVGEAFDKVAKIIGLPYPGGPSIAKAALKGDPLAYAFPKAKLKNTYDFSFSGLKTAVLRRVQAEVGVGYDFPSFKLAERLDEPTRNNFAASFQQVAIETLVDKAELAYKQFQPKSVVIAGGVAANQELRRQLSQRLPLSVNYADPNLCTDNAAMIATLAYYYAQKHSPTSPHQLEVIPSLSMAHTAWA; this is encoded by the coding sequence ATGAGGATTCTTGGGATAGAAAGCAGTTGCGATGAAACAGCGGCGGCCATTGTTGATAATGGCCGAACGCTTATTAGTAATATCGTGCAAAGCCAAATCGATATTCACCGGGCGTTTGGGGGCGTCGTACCCGAGGTCGCCGCCCGCAGCCACATTGAAGTTATGCTGCCAGTCGTTGAAGCCGCCCTGCAGCAGGGAAACACCAGCTGGAACGATATTGACGCTATCGCCGTCACCCACGCTCCGGGCTTGGTTGGCAGCTTACTTATCGGCACCCTTACCGCTCGCACGCTCGCCCTTATTAAAAACAAGCCACTCTACCCTATCCATCACGTTGAAGGTCACGTGTACGCTAATTTTTTACTTGAAACCGCACCCGAATTCCCCATGTTAGCGCTAATTGTTAGTGGTGGCCATAGTCAGCTGGTGCTCTTTAAAGATCACGGTAATTACCAGCTGCTCGGCCAAACTCAAGACGATGCCGTTGGTGAAGCCTTCGATAAAGTGGCGAAGATAATCGGCCTCCCCTACCCTGGCGGACCAAGTATTGCCAAAGCTGCTCTTAAGGGCGACCCGCTTGCTTACGCTTTTCCAAAAGCCAAGCTCAAAAATACCTACGATTTTAGCTTCTCTGGCCTTAAAACAGCCGTTTTAAGGCGGGTGCAGGCCGAGGTTGGTGTTGGATACGATTTTCCATCTTTCAAGCTTGCAGAGCGCTTAGACGAGCCCACACGCAATAATTTTGCCGCCAGCTTCCAACAAGTAGCAATTGAGACCTTAGTTGATAAAGCCGAGCTAGCTTACAAACAATTTCAACCGAAATCGGTAGTCATTGCCGGTGGTGTTGCTGCCAACCAAGAGCTTCGCCGGCAGCTCAGCCAGCGCCTACCGCTCAGTGTCAATTATGCCGATCCGAACCTCTGCACCGATAACGCCGCCATGATCGCCACGCTCGCCTATTACTACGCCCAAAAACACTCCCCTACTTCACCACACCAGCTCGAAGTCATCCCAAGCCTGTCGATGGCCCATACTGCCTGGGCCTAA
- a CDS encoding UDP-N-acetylmuramoyl-L-alanyl-D-glutamate--2,6-diaminopimelate ligase: MEDLKKRARQLLPTKAVWLAEEAYRWGRVYAVSAKYGNPARSLRVIAVTGTNGKTTTANYLNEILKAAGHRTAMFTTAVIEVAGQRQLNDLNATVASTERMQQFFRDAKQAKVDFVVLEITSHALHQHKLATVPIECAIMTNLTQDHLDYHKTMDAYAEAKGMLFAKKPRFIVLNRDDQWFEFFDKYEPGEHKINYGTSENAEFRITKVKLFKKGSEVHIEADHQTKMDLATALPGKFNVYNLTAAAAAAYMLGIDLTAIKEGAAQLTAIPGRFERPVEGLTYEVIVDYAHTPDALTQLLEAVRNLTKGRVILVFGATGDRDKGKRPIMGEIAAKHADRIFLTDEESYNEDPSTIRQMVMEGIVAGKGSGKTEEIADRRAAIEKALSIARRDDTVVITGMGHEQFRIVNGERLPWNDSEVVRKIIKTK, from the coding sequence ATGGAAGATCTGAAAAAAAGGGCGAGGCAATTATTGCCAACAAAGGCGGTGTGGCTGGCTGAAGAAGCCTACCGGTGGGGGAGAGTGTATGCCGTATCAGCAAAGTATGGTAATCCGGCCCGTAGCTTACGGGTGATTGCCGTCACCGGTACTAACGGCAAAACGACCACCGCTAACTATTTAAACGAAATTCTAAAAGCCGCCGGCCACCGCACCGCGATGTTTACCACCGCGGTGATTGAAGTCGCGGGGCAACGACAGCTAAACGACCTAAACGCCACTGTTGCTTCAACCGAGCGCATGCAGCAGTTTTTCCGTGACGCCAAACAAGCGAAGGTGGATTTTGTGGTGCTCGAGATAACCAGCCACGCACTACACCAGCACAAGTTGGCGACGGTGCCAATTGAGTGCGCCATCATGACTAATCTTACCCAAGATCACTTGGATTACCACAAAACCATGGATGCCTACGCCGAAGCCAAGGGTATGTTGTTTGCGAAAAAACCGCGGTTTATTGTGCTGAACCGCGACGACCAATGGTTTGAATTCTTTGATAAATATGAACCCGGCGAGCACAAAATTAACTACGGTACCAGTGAAAACGCTGAATTTCGAATTACTAAAGTGAAATTATTCAAAAAGGGCAGCGAAGTACATATTGAGGCTGATCACCAAACAAAGATGGATCTGGCGACGGCGCTTCCGGGAAAGTTTAATGTGTATAATCTTACGGCCGCAGCTGCTGCGGCCTACATGTTAGGCATAGATTTAACGGCTATCAAGGAAGGCGCGGCGCAGCTTACGGCTATTCCGGGACGGTTTGAACGCCCAGTTGAGGGATTGACTTACGAAGTGATTGTCGATTATGCTCATACGCCCGATGCTTTGACCCAGCTGCTTGAAGCGGTGCGGAATTTGACCAAGGGCCGCGTGATTTTAGTGTTTGGTGCTACGGGCGACCGCGATAAAGGCAAGCGGCCGATTATGGGTGAAATCGCGGCTAAGCACGCCGATCGAATCTTTCTAACCGATGAAGAAAGCTACAACGAAGATCCAAGCACAATTCGACAAATGGTCATGGAGGGTATTGTTGCCGGCAAGGGAAGCGGGAAAACTGAAGAAATTGCTGACCGACGCGCTGCAATTGAAAAAGCGCTGTCGATTGCGCGACGCGACGACACGGTAGTAATTACCGGCATGGGACACGAACAGTTCCGGATTGTCAACGGTGAACGACTACCGTGGAATGATAGCGAAGTAGTGAGGAAAATTATAAAAACTAAATAA
- a CDS encoding ParB N-terminal domain-containing protein, with protein MVSFSRNRETPIFVDIARLRVSHKKLRKLSEAKIRQYLHDYERGDDFPPIVVEDCGEFYTVRDGRHRYQAQLRAGFEQVLVVAY; from the coding sequence ATGGTGTCGTTTTCTCGCAACCGCGAGACGCCAATCTTCGTGGATATCGCTCGGCTTCGGGTGAGCCATAAAAAGTTGCGGAAGCTGAGTGAGGCAAAAATCCGCCAGTATTTGCACGATTATGAAAGAGGTGATGACTTCCCGCCGATTGTCGTAGAAGATTGCGGCGAGTTTTACACGGTTCGTGACGGCCGCCACCGCTATCAGGCGCAGCTGCGGGCCGGGTTCGAACAGGTGTTGGTAGTCGCCTACTAA
- a CDS encoding co-chaperone GroES — MDTPISPLGDRVVAVKEAAQTKTASGLYLPDNAKEKAVAAVVKAVGPEVKQVKVGDRIIYKEYSTTELKIDNTEYLVVKEEDVLATLA; from the coding sequence ATGGACACACCTATCTCGCCTCTTGGTGACCGAGTGGTTGCCGTAAAAGAGGCCGCACAGACCAAAACCGCTAGTGGCCTATATCTTCCGGATAATGCAAAAGAGAAGGCCGTTGCGGCAGTTGTAAAAGCAGTTGGACCTGAGGTAAAGCAGGTCAAGGTGGGCGATCGGATCATCTATAAAGAGTACAGTACGACCGAACTAAAGATCGACAACACTGAATATTTAGTAGTGAAAGAAGAGGATGTACTTGCGACCCTCGCGTAA
- the groL gene encoding chaperonin GroEL (60 kDa chaperone family; promotes refolding of misfolded polypeptides especially under stressful conditions; forms two stacked rings of heptamers to form a barrel-shaped 14mer; ends can be capped by GroES; misfolded proteins enter the barrel where they are refolded when GroES binds): MAKKVFYDDDARQRVLGGAKALYDAVKVTMGPKGRNVVIGKSYGHPTVTHDGVTVAESVDLPDTDDETLGYKVGAELIKQAATKMNKAAGDGTTTVTVLTYNILKEANRLIAAGHNPMELKKGVEAAAAEVLTALEGMAEKIGDNKSRIAEVATISAGDAAIGELIADVMEKVGGESVITVEEGQGLSMEAEVVEGFTFDRGYVSTYMVTDTNRMEAVYEKPAIIVTDKKVASVQEFLPILEKLAQAGKKDVVLIAEDVEGEALGILVLNKLKGTFNTVAVKAPSFGDRRKEILQDIAVLTGATLITEEQGYTFENVDLSVVGSARKVIVGKDNTTIISGTGSVADVQNRIAEIKAQAQNAKSEYDKEQFEKRAAALEGKVAVIKVGGASETEIEEKKFRFDDAVAATKAALAEGIVPGGGVTLLELAKKIEISGADSVAAGRGILKEALRQPFRQIVSNAGLNAEALLAQVEAAEAGMGINVNTPEKGLVNIKEAGVVDPILVTKQAIRSAASIASTAMTMGALVVDIPEKEAAAPAMGGGGMPGMGMM; this comes from the coding sequence ATGGCAAAAAAAGTTTTTTATGACGACGATGCTCGCCAGCGCGTACTGGGCGGTGCCAAAGCACTCTACGATGCTGTAAAAGTAACAATGGGTCCAAAAGGCCGCAATGTGGTGATTGGTAAAAGTTACGGCCACCCAACGGTCACCCACGATGGCGTCACCGTAGCTGAAAGTGTTGACCTCCCAGATACCGATGACGAAACTTTGGGCTACAAAGTCGGTGCTGAACTTATTAAGCAAGCAGCCACCAAAATGAACAAGGCAGCCGGCGACGGTACCACCACGGTAACGGTGCTGACTTACAATATTTTGAAGGAAGCCAACCGCCTGATTGCCGCTGGTCATAATCCAATGGAACTCAAAAAAGGTGTTGAAGCTGCCGCTGCTGAAGTGCTAACCGCACTTGAGGGCATGGCTGAAAAAATTGGCGATAACAAAAGCCGGATTGCCGAAGTGGCAACTATTTCAGCCGGCGATGCCGCCATTGGCGAACTGATTGCCGATGTGATGGAAAAAGTTGGCGGCGAAAGCGTTATTACGGTTGAGGAAGGCCAAGGTCTCAGCATGGAAGCCGAAGTAGTAGAAGGCTTCACCTTTGACCGCGGCTACGTGAGCACCTACATGGTCACCGATACCAACCGCATGGAAGCCGTCTACGAAAAACCAGCTATCATTGTGACCGATAAAAAAGTAGCCAGCGTACAAGAATTCTTACCAATTTTGGAAAAACTAGCCCAAGCTGGTAAGAAAGACGTTGTGTTGATTGCTGAAGATGTTGAAGGCGAAGCGCTTGGTATTTTGGTTTTGAACAAGCTAAAGGGCACCTTTAACACCGTTGCCGTGAAGGCGCCGTCGTTTGGTGATCGCCGCAAAGAAATTCTTCAAGACATCGCGGTACTTACTGGCGCGACCCTTATTACCGAAGAGCAAGGCTACACCTTTGAAAATGTTGACCTCAGTGTCGTTGGCTCGGCTCGTAAGGTAATTGTTGGAAAAGACAACACCACTATTATTTCGGGTACCGGCAGTGTAGCCGATGTCCAAAACCGAATTGCCGAAATCAAGGCCCAGGCTCAAAACGCTAAAAGTGAATACGACAAAGAACAATTTGAAAAGCGAGCTGCTGCCCTTGAAGGCAAAGTTGCCGTTATTAAGGTTGGTGGTGCCTCTGAAACTGAAATCGAAGAGAAGAAATTCCGCTTTGACGATGCTGTGGCTGCTACCAAAGCCGCTCTCGCCGAAGGTATCGTGCCAGGCGGTGGCGTGACGCTGCTCGAACTTGCTAAAAAAATTGAAATTAGCGGTGCCGATTCAGTGGCTGCTGGCCGCGGCATTCTTAAGGAAGCTTTACGACAGCCGTTCCGCCAGATTGTTTCAAACGCTGGCTTAAACGCCGAAGCGCTGCTGGCTCAAGTTGAAGCCGCCGAAGCTGGCATGGGTATTAACGTCAACACCCCTGAAAAAGGCCTGGTAAACATCAAGGAAGCTGGCGTGGTTGACCCAATTTTGGTCACCAAGCAGGCTATCCGCAGCGCTGCCTCAATCGCCTCAACGGCCATGACAATGGGCGCTCTGGTTGTTGACATTCCAGAAAAAGAAGCTGCAGCACCAGCCATGGGCGGTGGCGGCATGCCCGGCATGGGAATGATGTAA